tggtctaataaggtttgaatttgctgaattggattagaataaagaggaacacaaaaaagggggatgtgaggaggtcaagacagaggggtatggaacttcatAATTTCAAGAATAagggttttttctctatttttcttttttctttttttctttttttgctatataattttgtttttctgttgtacttGTTTTTCatgtgaactttatgtatggaaaggatacattttgaaatgatgaattctttgttttgtaaaatcttaataaaaatttataaaaaataaataaaaaaaaatagttggattagcatcaacaggctccacctactggtgaataaacccccttgttttagacatccaatgcctaagccaataccttttcactgctgtaatcaataaagttgtggccttttcttgcccattaaccttatatcacgtgtccttgcgtattcatttcacgttgcgggggtcgggtcctcgaaccacaaaaaCTGTCAGAGGTGAAAGGGTTAGGCAAGTCCCACCCCCCAAAgttgtcttccactgccctctGAATCCTCTGCATCTGTATTTGATTATCAAAGAAAATATGGGAAGAAACTTAAGTTAGATTAAAATTTAATGTATATGCCAACTTTTCCACAATAAAGGCACAAAACAGAAACCACAATATGTTACACATAATGTAAACATCAATATGTTCATCACAACATATCAGCAATTTCATTTCccatatataatgagttaaagaaaaatgtttaaaaacacttttgttaaaaaaccagaagtctTTTTACTGGGTATAGTAGGCAAAGAGATACCAGAAAAAGATTAAAGactgttcatgtatgcaacaacagcagcaagaatccttTTAGCCCCCAAATGTAAACAAcaagtaccaacgaaagaagagtggcagatgaaaatgatggactttgcggAACTGATGAAGCTGATgggaaaaatccgaaaccagcatgatcaagtattccaaaaagactggagtaaatttatagaaTATTTGAAAGaccattgtaagcaattaacaacactagTAGGGTTGCCTGAAGACTTGTAGtgagccccccccctttctgcatttatttaaactttgaggtattttgtaatgagttatgttagaattggaaaatatataaagtgctgtgatataaaggttacttttgaaagccaagaggtgggagggaaggaagtcgacaggctctaaagagccaaagAAGGAAAATGGATTACAATGATGTGATTACATAtgtttaaatggaaaattaatttaaaatattttttttaaaaaaaataccagcaATTTCAATAGCAATTACTTTCAAAACATAGTGCATTTCAACAGCAATGTGTAGATAAAGCAATCAATCCCCAAACTCAGCAAACATTAAAATGTTCATATTCAAAAGTGCCCTCAACAAAATCAGCCCAATCATGGAAATTTCTCGGGCAATTGGTTTGTTAACCCCTCTCACAATTACATTGACTCTCCCCATCTCTCACCTGCGTGATACCCTGGAGAGACCCTGCCTGCTAAAACAGATAGTCTTGGACCATTTGGAGAAATATTCTGGTCAGCTGCCTACATTCCCGTTGTGTAGAATATGGATGCAATCTTGAGTTCTACTGATGAGGTGGTATGAAAGAACAGGAACATGAAATTTAAAGTTGTTCACAAGCAGTTCCTTGAAACTACTAGACCAAGTTAGTCACAAGGATCTCAAAACCCATTGCGATGGGACCAAGTTGTGACAAACTTTAGCAGAATTGGGGGTTTCATATAAACCATGGATGGGGAACTAGATCGAGTCAGCAGGTTGGATCCCTCATCCCCTTTACCCTGTGGACCCAGATGGCTGCGTTGTCAGGTGACTGGCATCTGTTAATGTTCAAAGGAGGTCACTGTAACTGCCAATCTGCTCTAAACATTAGTGAAGTTTCCTCCTAGACCTCAttgtgctatacatttaaagcagtaccataccactttaacaagtcatggcttcctcaaaaaatcctgggaactgcagtttgttaaggatgcttagagttcttaggagaccccctattcctctCTCAGAGCTATGATCAAAGTTCCATGGGAAGAAGGAtagattgttaaactactctgctATGGTTTGGGGCAGCAGACTGGAGCCTTTAGCCCAGAGACCAAAGGTAGACCTCTAATTCTTTCAGTCTGGCTCCTGAGACTCTTTCCAGGATGCACCTTTTCTCCCCTGGGCTTTACCCTGTTCTACATGTGCTCTTCTCAAATGCTTTTGTCTTGGTGCAATGCATCCTTGAAgtatgataatgcctcttgcttgcctggataatGTATAGAGAGATATGCACGGTGGTGTAGaaatctctgacttttgcatggctggataATACAGCTCACTATATAAAGGTCATCCTGTCGACTTTTCCTTTAAGCCCTGCCCACCATTGGAAGATggaccccagaaggttgcccacagGGAAATGTAGTTGTtgagctgaaaaatgttccccacccctgatttaggaACACAAGCCAGCTTCCTAAACTGCCTTTTTCCTTAGGCATCCTGGTTTCTAGCCAACAGTTTTTCATGAAGCTCTCAATGCCTTTCAAATTCTTTCAGTGCCACGTAAATCAATCGCCCCAAAGCTTGTTCTAATCTTAAATCACCACTTCTTGAATGTTTAAACCAGATTTTAGCCCCATAACATTATAACAGACTCATTTCCTCATCCTGATTAACCTATTAACCACATGTAACATgctaccttcctgctataaattCTGGTTTATCTCTTATCTAATTGCAAGCCCTAGATGAGGAACCTTGAAAATCAGTGTTTTAACACCTCAAAACCTCCTGGGCTTTGTTTATATTCCTAAAAACCTTCCACTCTTCCTTTTACCTAATAAATTTAATTGAAGAGAGTAACAAAATACATGTCATCAATTGAGTTATCTTAGCTCCACCTCTTGCCATATTCTGCCAGGCtggcctggccaatggtcaggggtaatGGGAGCTGCAAACCAGCAACAATAAGAGGTCACAACACTACCTCTGATTCATTCTTTCTTCTACATAACTGAATCTATGGGTCCCCCCCCACCtgacttaaaaatggaaataaggTTCACATCTTTATTAACTTACTAGATCTAAAACAAAACATAGCTAATTTAACTGCCTTCTTCAAAGCCTTATAGTTAGAACTAGGTGATCGCTCCTGCTGTTTGCTTTCTTTAGTTGACCCCATCCTGGCTCACAACCTTGAATTTGACCTTAAACTGATTATGGCTCATAATTCCAGTCCACCTAAGCAAGCGCAAAGGAGGAAAGCTGTAATTCTTTGGGATCAATGACTACAGTGGTTTTGCATGTTTATGTCTGAATCCACATGCATGTTACTGCTCATGTGACCTCCAGCATACACTTCTATGAGAGGAACAAAACCTTCAGCACACAGACAGAGGTGCATTTGTTTAAATGTGTGTATACCCTTCACCTTTATTCCCAATAAATAATTTTCCACAATAAGAAACTCTCAAAAGATCGATTTAATGCAAGAAAAAGACAGACAGTACATAGCTTTTAAACACTGAATTACAGTCATCAATACATTCACACACTCTAATCCAAAGAATAAAGAAATCCTAAAGGTATGCAAAAGGAAAGTGTTGAAGATCAACAGGAAATAGAGACGGGGCAAAGATTTATACCTTTCCAGAAGACAATCAAGACACAAAGTCAGGATTATGCTTCTGTGCCTTGTTATGTGGATTAAGCCCTCTCCTTCTTCTATCTATACCCTTGCATTTTGGTTTGACAATAGAGGTGTCTCACCTTCTCCTGGTCTGTGCTGCATGGAGATGCCAACTGAGAAAACTGGTTAGAGTTTTATGTTGTGTAAAGATGCAGTAAGATGTTATGTTGCTAACTTCCCATTGAAAATGCTTGAGTATATTTTGAGGTCTCACTATGTGAACAGAAGGGGTTCTAGGAGGGAACTTGCTTGCTCACAAGCATGACTTTACAAATTCCCCTGAAGTGTGCTTATTCCTTACAATGTGCTACCATGCTGTTGTGATATATTGTGGGACAAAGAGGATATTGTGATATATTGTTGGATGACTTTCTGAAAGCACAAGTCCTCTCCCTTGGTTTGGGGTTGCACATCCACCCAAGAGAAGCAAGTGTCATTTATTTGTTTGAAGCCATGGTGACTCCCTAAGGGAACTGATAACCTGACCTTGCTGGCTGTTTTTGAGCTGATTCTTCTTGCAAACCAGGGTGCTGCATGTGACAGGTGGAAACTGTGCTGATGGTCGGGGTAGTATTACAAGGGCTGACTGGAAACCATGCAAGCAGGAAATGATCCCACACAGATGAACCAGGTGAAAAGTCTAGGCAAGTACATCTCATACTGGAAAGCTACAAGTGGCAGGATTGGGTAAGAATCTCTTCATAATCTGATGCCACAGGGTGCTAACTACTGTATCCTGCACTTTTCTTCCCACAAGAGGAAGCTAACCTAGCCTAGCATCCCTATAACACCCCATAGGCCCTTCTGCAGATCCCTCAAGAACATCACAGAGCTCAAGAGAAGTAGGCACTTCATCATCTATGAAGAGGTGAGGCagtgagtttatttatttaattcatgaATTTATAGGCCACACATTCATAAAACAACATAACAAGGTGGAATACAACATGTAAAAGCAAGGTTAACAAAGATATCCATTTAAAAGCATtatttaaaacatcaataaatactGATCAGATTATAAAGGAAATTAATGTTGCAAAGGGCAGGCCCAACAAGGAAGACTTCAAGAGACATCTGAATGAAGGGAGGGAGGATCTCCGTTGAATCTCTGCAGGCAAGTAATACCATGGGTCAGGGCCTGCCACACTAAAATCTCTATCCCTAGTGGTGACCAACCAGACCTCAGGGATATGGGGAACCAACAGAAGTTCTCAACTGGAGGATCTTAGCACGTGCTGTTTAGATGACAATGATGTCATGCTAGCCCTGCCAAAGACTTGCATGTAAGAGGAGCACCGATCTCACAATTATCACCCACCTGGAAGCACCCAAAGTGCATAATTTATGCCTCAGCGGAAATACCTTTCTTCCTCACGATCCTTTTCAGAGCTGCCTTCACCTCCTTATTCCTCAGGCTGTAGATCAAAGGGTTCACCATGGGTATCACCACTGTATAAAAGACAGCAGCAACTTGGTCTTGGGCATCAGCGTCACTTGAGGTGGGCTTCAGGTAGATGAAAAGGATGGTGGTATAGAACAAGGTGACAGCCATCATATGGGAGCCACAGGTAGATAAGGTTTTCTTGCGTCCCTCAGATGAGCTGATCCGACGGATGGTGATGAGGATGTAGATGTAAGAGATGAGGATGGTGAGGAATGAACAGAGACCTATCAGGGAAGAGATCACGAATAGCAGGATGTGGTTGAGCATTGTGTTGGAGCAAGCAAGCTTCAGTATTAAGGGTACATCACAAAAGAAGTGGTTAATGACATTAGAGCCGCAGAAGGGAAGACGGAAGGTGGTGTTTGTGTGTATCATGCCGTTGGCACACCCCGCCAGGTATGAAGCCAATACAAGCCAAATGCAGACCTTCCTAGACATGACAACTGGGTAAAGCAATGGGTTGCAGATTGCTACATAACGGTCATAGGCCATGGCTGCTAGCAAGAGACACTCTACAGTGGCAAAGACAGCATAGAAATAAAACTGGGCAGCACAGCCAGTGAACGAAATGGCTTTCTTCTCAGCCAAGAAATCTGCCAGCGTTTTGGGGACAATGACAGTGGAGTAACAGAGATCTGAGAAGGACAGGTTgctgaggaagaagtacatgggtgtTTGAAGGTGGCGGTCAAGGTGAATCAGTGCTATCATCCCAAGATTTCCCAGAAGAGTGATCGCGTAGATGGTcagaaacactgcaaagagggaaatgcGGAGCACTGGGTTGTTTGTGAATCCCGCAAGAATGAATTCTGAAACGGTGGTTTGATTCCATTGGGCCATCATAACAGAACACAAAAGCTGTAAAACAGTGGAGAGAAACAATGGTGATGTCTTAAACTTGGTTGAAAACTAACACTAACTTAACTATTGCTGCAACAGACCATACCTGTCATCCTCCTAATCATCCCGTATGATGGAAAATGTGGGAAATGGATATGCAaatttagggatttaaaaaatgtatatattttttattgaaaaataaaaagtaatgtgTATATAATGTATTTCTTGAGCATTTTACATCAGTTTAGATGAACATTGGATAAGTGATGCATAAATGTTGGCAGGTGCCTGTCATTTCCCTAGGCAGGAAACAAAATGCTAAGCTTGTGtgtgcattcatttatttattttacatcatTTGCATACCAGCCACTTAGCAATGTCCTCTGGATGGTTAACAATAAAAGTTAACAATGACCAACAAGAAACTctaaaagaaaacagaataaaactacaGTACAAAAAATAACACAACTAACTAGAACTAGCAAGAGCAAAATATACCTTAACACACACAATCATAAAGCACTAAGAAGTATCAGGATCATAAAGATACACTTCCTAAGTGTAAAAGACCAAAGGACTCAATTCTAGCTTGATCAGGCATTTAAATCTGCAGGATTTTATCCAGCTAAGCCATAGATTTCCATAGGTCATCTGCTCTCTGATTAAAGTTGGATGCTACCTTTAATCTTTTAAAACATTGCTAAGGCAATAATATTCAGTATCAGTATGCAAATTTAACATGTTTACACCATTTGGTTTGCAAGGTAATTTTTGCCAACCCATGCTCACCTGCTCTTTATCTGATGTCATATGTGAAACTGAGCGTGGAGCTAGCAAAGAAGTGGCTGGACAAAAAATGGGGTTTGCAGGCATCTGCACAAAGCTCAGCCCTTGCCTAGAGCTGAGTGCGGTGCTTTGAAACCCCAACAACCACCTGGTCGTCGGGGCTTCAAAGCACCACACAGGGCTCTGTGCTGAGCTTTGGAGTCCTGGTTATCATCTGATCATGGGGGCTTCAAAGTACTGCACAGGGCATGTTTGCACCAGCAAGGCTTACTTTCAAAGCATGTGGGTCGAATGTGGCTCATGCGGGTGGGGGAGATTCAGTTctggcttgttttatttatttattaaacaaaaattatATGCTGCTATATTATTTaattcaaagcagtttgcaatgatatctatatataataaaaacactgACACCAAAATTTGTTGGCCAGATCCAGTTCCTCAACCCTGTTTTACAACTTCTTTCCTCCCCTTCAGTTCTTACATTCCCTTTGTAAGAATCTGTTACTCAGAACCTAGGAAACAAACTTCTGCTCTTAAGGGAACAAATCCTCCTCTACATCTGGGAACTCAATTCTCCCTGTTATACCATACAGTTTCCAGTCTGAGCAAATGAAACAAATCCATGCATATGACTTTGCAGTGTGCCAGTGAGGAAATTCAACCCTGGAGTCCATTTTAACTGCTgaatgagatacagtggtacctcgggttaagaacttaattcgttctggaggtccgttcttaacctgaaactgttcttaacctgaggtaccactttagctaatgaggccttctGCTGCCTCCGTGCTGCcgtcacacgatttctgttctcatcctgaagtaaagttcttaacccaaggtactgcttctgggttagcggagtctgtaacctgaagcgtctgtaacccgaggtaccactgtaataggctgATGTACTAATAGAAACTAGTCCCCTTATCCTTCCCACATGGGTGTCCTCTAATTTGCCTTGCAGGGTTGAGAGAACACTCAGAACAG
The nucleotide sequence above comes from Podarcis raffonei isolate rPodRaf1 chromosome 1, rPodRaf1.pri, whole genome shotgun sequence. Encoded proteins:
- the LOC128418709 gene encoding olfactory receptor 1020-like produces the protein MMAQWNQTTVSEFILAGFTNNPVLRISLFAVFLTIYAITLLGNLGMIALIHLDRHLQTPMYFFLSNLSFSDLCYSTVIVPKTLADFLAEKKAISFTGCAAQFYFYAVFATVECLLLAAMAYDRYVAICNPLLYPVVMSRKVCIWLVLASYLAGCANGMIHTNTTFRLPFCGSNVINHFFCDVPLILKLACSNTMLNHILLFVISSLIGLCSFLTILISYIYILITIRRISSSEGRKKTLSTCGSHMMAVTLFYTTILFIYLKPTSSDADAQDQVAAVFYTVVIPMVNPLIYSLRNKEVKAALKRIVRKKGISAEA